TGGCGACCGCTCGGGGCGAAGTCGGGCGCCGTCCGCGACATCACCACGCTGTTCACGATCGGCCCGCTGCGCTCGCCGTCGACGGTCAACAGAGCGGATGCCGGGGCCCCGGCATCCGTCCCGAACCACCACGTCTGCAGCCCGCGCATCGCCGGCGCCGGCTCGCCCGTCAGGCGAGAGACCTGATCGCCGCCCACCGCGACGATCACCTCGCGCGCGGCAACCGTGTCGCCGCCGGCCACGCTGATCTCCGCCCGGTCGTCGCGCACGTCGATCGCGTCCACGGCGTGCGACAGACGGATGTCGGCCCCCGCCGCGCGTGCGAGCCCGGCCAGCCGCCGCGGCAGCACCGCGATGCCCTGCGCGGGAACGCCCGGCCGGCCGAGGGCGAACAGCCGCGTGAGCAGCGTCGCGTACACCGCGGACGTCTCCGCACCGTCGTCGGCGAGCACCCCGGTGAGGAACGGTTCGAGCACGGATCGGCGCAGCGACCCGGTGAGTCCCGCCCGGTCCCACGCCTCGTGCAGCGTCGCATCCGGTCCGTCCGCGACGGATGCCGGTCGCACGAGGGCGGGCATGAGCCACCGCGCGGCGCCCACGACATCGGCGGGCGACACGAGACCCGACAGCGCGCCCGCGATGGTGGCGGGCAGCATCCCGGGGTGCCGCAGCGGGTGCGCGAGGACGTCGGACCGAGCGCCGCGCACCACCCGCACGCCGACGGGGAATGCCCGCAGATCGAGCTCGGCGAGGTCGACCGCGCGTGCGAGGGCGTCGTAGCGCGGGTTCAGCACCTGGAACCCGCGGTCGAGTCGGAACCCGTCGACCACGTCGGTGCGCTGCCGACCGCCGACGTCGTCGCCGGCGTCGAGCACGACGACATCCCGTCCCGAGCTGGCGAGCATCGCCGCGGCGCGGAGCCCGGCGAGGCCGGCACCGACGATCGCGACGTCGTGGAGAGCGGTCATGGCGACAGACTCGCACAGCCCGGTGACGCGGCATCCGTAGTTGAATCGGAGGATGCGAGCTGCTTACATGTACGGCCCCGGTGACGTCCGCGTGGTCGACGCCCCCGAACCTCGGATCGAACAGCCCACCGACGCCGTGCTTCGCACCGTCGTGGCCTGCGTGTGCGGCAGCGACCTGCATCCGTACCACTCGATGGAGCCCAGCGAGGCGGGCCGCTCGATGGGGCACGAGATGATCGGTGTCGTCGAGGAGGTCGGGGCGGACGTCCGCACCGTGACGCCCGGCGACGTCGTCATCGTGCCGTTCGTCTTCTCGTGCGGCGAGTGCGAGTTCTGCCGCGCGGGCCTGCAGACCTCGTGCCGGTTCGCCGGCCTGTCGGTCCCGACCGGCGCCGGTGGCGCGCAGGCCGAGCGTCGCCGCGCTCCCTTCGCCGACGGCACGCTCTACCGCGTCGACGTCGCAGAAGACGACGAGCGGATGCCGGGGCTCCTCACCCTGAGCGATGTCTACGGCACCGGCTGGCACGCCGCTGTCACCGGCGGCGTCGCACCCGGCAAGGACGTCGTCGTCATCGGCGACGGCGCGGTCGGCCTTCTCGCCGTCCTCTCGGCACGACAGCTGGGCGCCGAGCGCATCATCCTCATGGGCCGCCACGAGGCGCGCACCGATCTCGGCCGTCGCTACGGCGCGACCGACGTCGTCGCCGCGCGCGGCGAGGAGGGCGTCGCCGCCGTCCGCGAGCTGACCGGTGGCTTCGGAGCGCACGTCGTGATCGACGCGGTCGGGCACCTTCCCGCGTACGAGCAGGCGCTCGGCGCCGTCCGCGCCGGCGGCACCGTGACCCGCGTGGGCGTGCCGCAGTACGCCGATGCGCCGTTGCAGCGGGTGCAATTCACGGGGAACGTGACCGTCACCGGTGGCGTCGCCCCGGTGCGCGCGTACATCGACGACCTCCTGCCGGGCGTCCTCGACGGTACTGTCGACCCCGGGGCCGTCTTCGATCGCGAAATGAGCCTCGGCGAAGCCGCAGACGGCTACCGCCTGATGGATGACCGCGCCGCCCTGAAAGTGATGCTCCGCCCGTGACCACAGCCCCCGCCCCGCTCTCGGGCGTCCAGTTCTCGCTGCGCTCCGGCGCCTACGACGCCGTCATCGCCTCGGTGGGTGCCACCCTCCGGGAGCTCCGCCACGACGGCCGCGACCTCGTCGTCCCGTTCGAGGCCGACCAGGTGCGACCCGACTACCGCGGCGCGACCCTGGCGCCCTGGCCGAACCGCATCGTCGACGGCGAGTACGAGTTCGACGGCGAGGAGCTCGTCACCGCGCTCACCGAGCCGGACCGGTCGCACGCGCTGCACGGGCTCGTCGCGTGGCTCGACTTCGCCGAGGTCGAGCGCACCGACAGCAGCGTGACGCTCGCTGCGACGATCGAGGCGCAGACGGGTTATCCGTGGCGCGTGCGCGTCGAGACGACCTACGCGCTCGCCGCCGACGGCCTGACCCAGACCGTCCGCGCCCGGAACCTCGGCACGAAGCCCGCGCCGTTCGGCACCGGCCCGCACCCGTACGTGGTCGCCGGCCCCGCGCCGCTCGACGAGTGGACGCTCGCGCTGCCCGCGGCATCCGTTCTCGAAGTCACCCCCGACCGGCTCAGCCCCGTCGCCGTGCACGCCGTCACCGACTACGAGCCCGACCGCTTCGACCGTCGTGCGCCGCGGGTCCTCGGTGACGTCGAGCTCGACCACGCGTTCACCGACATCGAGACGGATGCCGACGGCACCGCCACGGTCCGCGTCACCGACCCGTCGGGTGTCGGCGTCGAGGTCACGTGGGGCGCCGAGTGCCCGTGGGTGCAGGTGCACACCGCCGACAAGCCGGCCGGAGCCGCCCACCCGGGGCACCGGAAGGGTCTCGCTGTCGAGCCGATGACGTGCGCGCCCGATGCGTTCAACGCGCGCCGGTACGACTACGACGCGGGGCTGCTCGTGCTGGCGCCCGGGGCGACGTTCGCGGCATCCTGGCGCATCTCGGCCCTCTGATAGCCGTCGTCCTTAGGATGGCGACATGACGTCGACGTCCTCCTCCCTGCCCCGGTCCACTCCGTCTGCGCAGGGGGTGGATGCCGCTGGCGTCGACCGCCTGATCGACGCGATCAGCCAGACCGACACCGAGATGCACAGTCTCATGGTGGTGCGTCACGGACACGTCATCGCCGAGGGATGGTGGGCGCCGTTCGCGCCAGATCTGAAGCACCTCGTCTACTCGCTGTCGAAGACGTTCACGTCCGCCGCGGCGGGTCTCGCGATCGCCGAGGGCCGTTTCGGGCTCGACGACGTGATGGTCGATCACTTCCCCGAGCTGGTCCCCGACGACCTCGACGAGAAGTACCGCCGCTACCTCGTCCGCCACGCGCTGACGATGGCGAGCGGCCACGAGTCCGAGGCGCTCGACCGCGCTGCGGCGGCCTCGCGCGAGGCCGGCGGCGACGTCCTCGGCGGGTTCTTCCGTGTGGCGCCCGACCGTGAACCCGGGTCGGTCTTCGCGTACAGCCAGCCCACGATCTACGGGGTCGGGCGCCTGGTCGCGAAGACGACCGGCGGCACGATCCTCGACTACCTGCGCCCTCGGCTGCTCGATCCGCTCGGAATCGACGAGGCGCAGTGGATGATGCTCGGAGACGTCGAGATGGGCTTCAGCGGCATCCATGTCTTCACGGAATCGCTCGCCAAGACCGGTCAGCTCATGCTCGACGGCGGACGCTGGCAGGGTGAGCAGATCCTCGACCCGGAGTGGGTGGCGACTGCCACGTCGAAGCAGATGGACAACGACACCGCGCATCGCGGTCCGGGTGCTCCGGATCCGATCGACTGGCAGCAGGGCTACGGCTTCCAGTACTGGATGAACCGGCACGGGTTCCGCGGTGACGGTGCGTACGGGCAGTTCATCATCGTGTGGCCCGAAGAGGATGCCGTCATCATCACGACGGCCGAGACGATCGACATGCAGACGCTGCTGAACCTCATCACGGAGCACCTTCGCCCCGCGATGACCGGGGCGGGGACGGACGAGGCGGATGCCGCGCTCGCCGAGCGGCTGTCGTCGCTCGCTCTGCCGCTGCCCGATGACGCGGGCACCGGCTTCTCGGGAACGTTCGACGTCGATGCGACCGCTTACCCGCCCGGACCGTTCACGAGCGGCGGGCCGGTGCCGGGTGCCGAACGGGTCGAGGTCGCCGAGACCGGCGCAGGATGGACGATCCGCTTCCTGGGCGACGGGATCGACGTGACGCTGCCCGTCGGCCGCGGCGCGTGGGCGTCGGGGGAGTGGCCGGCACCCGCCGACGGGCTCGACGGGGTACCGTTCCGATCGGTCGCCGGCGTCGACGCGGACGGCGTGTGGCACGCGCGCCTGCGCATGATCCAGACTCCGCACGCCCTCCGGGTCGACATCGCCCCCGGCGGAAAGGCGTCGCTGGCCTGGCGGTTCCCGCCGCTGCGCGGTGACGGGCCGGCCGGTCACGCCCTGCCGTCGCTCGACTGACCGGCATCCCGAGGCCCTTGCTCGGTAGACTGAGGGGCAAGGGGTGAGCGGTGGCGGAGAATGAGCGGGTCAGGACCCGGGACGTCGTCGCCGAGGGGCTCTACATCGCGTCCGCGGCGACACGTTTGGCGTTGAAGAACCGCATCCTCGTCGACATCCTCGTGCAGGGTGACGACTTCGATTCGGAACGCTTCATGGGCGACGCCCGCGACATCCTGATCTCGCTGGCCGAAGAGGCCGAAGCGGATGCCGCCCGCACCGAGCGCGAGCGCAAGGCCGCCCGCAACCGGTACTCCGACTCGAGCGGTACGCATGATTACCGCAGTCGCGACGTCCGTAACCTCCGTCGCCGGCGCAAACAGTCGCTGCACGTCGCGAAGGAACTCCGGGTCCGCGCCGACGACCAGGAGGAGCTCCGCAAGCTCATCGCCGACGCGCGCGACGCCGCGTGGGCCGAGGTGTCGAACAACATCGACCGGTCGCTGCGGATCGCGGCGGCCCGTCCCGACCTCGACGCCGACTACGACCGGATGCGGGTGGCCCGCATGCAGGCGCTGCGCCTCGTCGACCTCCCGAAGCTCCGCGCCCACCGCCGGAGCGCCGCGAAGCAGCAGGCGCTCCGCGACGAGGGCGTCGAGCCCGAGCCGATCCTCGAGGCGGGCCCGGGCGGCGTCGATCCGGGCGAGCTGGAGTAGGGCTCCTCGATGAGTCGTCGCTTCGTCGGGGTGATCGTGATCCTCGCAGCAGCGACGGTTCTCACCGGCTGCGCGGCCGGGGTCACGGTGACGGGCAGCGGCTCTCCGGCTCTCATCATCGACGATGGCTTCCTCACCGGCGACCAGGCATTGATCCAAGGAACGCTCGCCGTCACGGAATCAGGGTGCGTGGGCATCGCCGGCGTGGGCGGCGAGACGTACCCTGCCGTCTGGCCTCGGGGGACGGCGCTCCTCAGTGGCCCCGACACCGCGATCCACGTTCCGGGCGTCGGAGCCGTTCGCATCGGCGACGAGGTGGAGGGTGCCGGCGGGTATTACGACGTCGGGACCACGCCCGCTCTGGACAACGTCGCGGAGCGGTGCGATTGGCAGGGTGAGGTCATCGGCATCCGCTTCGAGTGAACGGGGGCTGGCGGGCCGCCTCGATTTCGGATTACCGGCAGCGGTGACGTATGCTGTTCCTCGGCCCGGAAACAGGCCATGCGCCCGTAGCTCAATGGATAGAGCATCTGACTACGGATCAGAAGGTTAGGGGTTCGAGTCCCTTCGGGCGCACACTGTGTTGAGACAGTCTGAGAACAGCCCCGCTTCGGCGGGGCTTTTCTTGTTCTCCGGGTGGCCCCCGCGTTCTGGGTCGGCCTTGGCTGGTGACGCGCGGCTGTCGTCGCCGGTGTCCGTCTGCCACAGACTGACCAACTCGGATGCGAGCTCCGGAACGTGTACACGCTGGACCGACGCCGGTTGACCCGCCTGGGGCGTACCGCAATCGCGCGATTGCCGGGCGGGCTACTCGAGACGAGGATCATGCCTCTCGAAGGCTTCGAAGATGTCGGCTTTATCTCGACATGGGAGGACCCCGATGAGGGCGAAGCACTCTTATGAAAGACGTCCAGCTGCTCGCTCTGGTTCAAACGCGGACATCAGTATCCGAGTCCCTGCTCTGGGTCCTGAGTCGGCGAGCCGAGCCAAGTTCCAGGGTCAGCGGCCCCCCATTATGTCGATCAACCATCCACGAAGCGGTTGCGGAAAGCGTTCAACGCGAGTGTCCAGCAGAATCCAGCGCACGGCTTCGCCGCCGGCCCGCCTGAGTCCGGAGATCGTTGCGGGTATCAACGAGGCAGGGGTCCTGCGCTCGAGCAGTTCGACGAGAGATCGTCGATATGACCACTGATCGTTACTGGCGCCGACATGGGCCAGGGTCCCAACTACAGGGTCGCGCACGTCGGGGGCGTTGATTGCCTCATCCGCGGACATCAGCCCGGCACGCAAACCATCCAGCTTCCTGAACTCCGCCTCATCGTAGGCAACTGAGCAAGCATTATTTACAGCGAGCAGCGTGCGATCCGGGTCCGCGCGCCACGCGGCATGCCAATGATCGCGGCGGACCGCGCTGAGCAGCCGCTCGGTCCCCGAGTTCTCCCACTCATCGGTAGGGTCAAGCATCGCGAGGAGGTCGATCATCTCGGGACCTCTTACATGCGCGGACTTGCCAGCTGACTCGATCAATGAGTCGATCCGATCCGCGATCGACCCGGAGGGCGGTGGCGATGTAGCGACAACTCGAACCCCAGCCATCAGATCTTCGACGGTTCGAAATCGCTCAAGTGGCTCTCGGCGCGTTGATCGGTTTACAACACTGGTCAACGGGCCGCGAGGGTCGGGTGGGAAGTCCGGCCAAGTACCTTCGCTCAAGAACTGTACGAGCTTTCCCAAGCTGTAGATGTCCGACTGCTGGGTGGCGCTGCGAAGATCGATTCGTTGCTCGGGGGATACGAATGCCGGACTGCCGTACCCTCCAACACCCATCGAGGTCTGGTAGCTCGTCGGCAACGACGAGGACACTGACAGGCCAAAGTCGCTGACTACCCAAGTCTCGCCCACCTTCAGAACATTGTTCGGCGAGAGATCTCGATGAAGAACACCGTTGGCGTGGAGGTAGGTCAAGGCGCTCGCGACCGGCTCGAGAAGAGCCAAGAGTTCGGCGGCCGCTACGCCACCTGTTGGAACCGAGTTCAAGAGGCTGCCTCCACTTGCAAGCGGCATTACGTACCACGGAACGTCCACGTCGACGCCGCTATCGAGAATGGAAATGACATTGGGGTGCGCCATCGATGCTCCGATCGCGATCTCTCGCTGAAAGCGGGCCATAGAGGCTCGGTCCTCGAGACGCTCCAGCTTCATCATCTTCAGCGCGAGATCCGGGCTCCCTGCGGAGGCATGACTGTCTCGTACACGGAGCACCTCGCCGAACGCGCCCTCTCCGAGCT
This DNA window, taken from Microbacterium sp. MM2322, encodes the following:
- a CDS encoding serine/threonine-protein kinase translates to MTLLIGGRYEVRAELGEGAFGEVLRVRDSHASAGSPDLALKMMKLERLEDRASMARFQREIAIGASMAHPNVISILDSGVDVDVPWYVMPLASGGSLLNSVPTGGVAAAELLALLEPVASALTYLHANGVLHRDLSPNNVLKVGETWVVSDFGLSVSSSLPTSYQTSMGVGGYGSPAFVSPEQRIDLRSATQQSDIYSLGKLVQFLSEGTWPDFPPDPRGPLTSVVNRSTRREPLERFRTVEDLMAGVRVVATSPPPSGSIADRIDSLIESAGKSAHVRGPEMIDLLAMLDPTDEWENSGTERLLSAVRRDHWHAAWRADPDRTLLAVNNACSVAYDEAEFRKLDGLRAGLMSADEAINAPDVRDPVVGTLAHVGASNDQWSYRRSLVELLERRTPASLIPATISGLRRAGGEAVRWILLDTRVERFPQPLRGWLIDIMGGR
- a CDS encoding asparagine synthase, which codes for MAENERVRTRDVVAEGLYIASAATRLALKNRILVDILVQGDDFDSERFMGDARDILISLAEEAEADAARTERERKAARNRYSDSSGTHDYRSRDVRNLRRRRKQSLHVAKELRVRADDQEELRKLIADARDAAWAEVSNNIDRSLRIAAARPDLDADYDRMRVARMQALRLVDLPKLRAHRRSAAKQQALRDEGVEPEPILEAGPGGVDPGELE
- a CDS encoding aldose 1-epimerase family protein, with translation MTTAPAPLSGVQFSLRSGAYDAVIASVGATLRELRHDGRDLVVPFEADQVRPDYRGATLAPWPNRIVDGEYEFDGEELVTALTEPDRSHALHGLVAWLDFAEVERTDSSVTLAATIEAQTGYPWRVRVETTYALAADGLTQTVRARNLGTKPAPFGTGPHPYVVAGPAPLDEWTLALPAASVLEVTPDRLSPVAVHAVTDYEPDRFDRRAPRVLGDVELDHAFTDIETDADGTATVRVTDPSGVGVEVTWGAECPWVQVHTADKPAGAAHPGHRKGLAVEPMTCAPDAFNARRYDYDAGLLVLAPGATFAASWRISAL
- a CDS encoding serine hydrolase, with translation MTSTSSSLPRSTPSAQGVDAAGVDRLIDAISQTDTEMHSLMVVRHGHVIAEGWWAPFAPDLKHLVYSLSKTFTSAAAGLAIAEGRFGLDDVMVDHFPELVPDDLDEKYRRYLVRHALTMASGHESEALDRAAAASREAGGDVLGGFFRVAPDREPGSVFAYSQPTIYGVGRLVAKTTGGTILDYLRPRLLDPLGIDEAQWMMLGDVEMGFSGIHVFTESLAKTGQLMLDGGRWQGEQILDPEWVATATSKQMDNDTAHRGPGAPDPIDWQQGYGFQYWMNRHGFRGDGAYGQFIIVWPEEDAVIITTAETIDMQTLLNLITEHLRPAMTGAGTDEADAALAERLSSLALPLPDDAGTGFSGTFDVDATAYPPGPFTSGGPVPGAERVEVAETGAGWTIRFLGDGIDVTLPVGRGAWASGEWPAPADGLDGVPFRSVAGVDADGVWHARLRMIQTPHALRVDIAPGGKASLAWRFPPLRGDGPAGHALPSLD
- a CDS encoding FAD-dependent oxidoreductase translates to MTALHDVAIVGAGLAGLRAAAMLASSGRDVVVLDAGDDVGGRQRTDVVDGFRLDRGFQVLNPRYDALARAVDLAELDLRAFPVGVRVVRGARSDVLAHPLRHPGMLPATIAGALSGLVSPADVVGAARWLMPALVRPASVADGPDATLHEAWDRAGLTGSLRRSVLEPFLTGVLADDGAETSAVYATLLTRLFALGRPGVPAQGIAVLPRRLAGLARAAGADIRLSHAVDAIDVRDDRAEISVAGGDTVAAREVIVAVGGDQVSRLTGEPAPAMRGLQTWWFGTDAGAPASALLTVDGERSGPIVNSVVMSRTAPDFAPSGRHLVSASCLLRDAADEASVRAQLTRMWGGEAASWEVLRRDDIPNALPALGAPMRHRSPARLSERVVVAGDHRETPSIAGALVSGERAARAILG
- a CDS encoding zinc-binding dehydrogenase yields the protein MRAAYMYGPGDVRVVDAPEPRIEQPTDAVLRTVVACVCGSDLHPYHSMEPSEAGRSMGHEMIGVVEEVGADVRTVTPGDVVIVPFVFSCGECEFCRAGLQTSCRFAGLSVPTGAGGAQAERRRAPFADGTLYRVDVAEDDERMPGLLTLSDVYGTGWHAAVTGGVAPGKDVVVIGDGAVGLLAVLSARQLGAERIILMGRHEARTDLGRRYGATDVVAARGEEGVAAVRELTGGFGAHVVIDAVGHLPAYEQALGAVRAGGTVTRVGVPQYADAPLQRVQFTGNVTVTGGVAPVRAYIDDLLPGVLDGTVDPGAVFDREMSLGEAADGYRLMDDRAALKVMLRP